One genomic region from Streptomyces sp. NBC_00582 encodes:
- a CDS encoding prolyl oligopeptidase family serine peptidase yields MQILPYGSWPSPLDAQLAATQDGRPEYVGFVGDEVWWTAPRPTEDGRRTLVRRHPDGTEESLLPPPWNVRSRVHEYGGHPWAAVALPDGPLLVFVHHTDQRLYAREPGHEPRPLTPLSPLGAGLRWAEPQLLLDRREVWCVLEEFTGPAPTDVRRVLAAVPLDGSAAEDRTAVRELTDDHHRFLTGPRLSSDGRYAAWLVWDHPRMPWDGTEVVVAAVTPDGTLRGARVVAGGPEESITQVDWQRSTDGGMRSTADGVRSTADGMWSTADGMWSTADGLRSTADGMWSTADGLRSTADGLRSTGHSPPSADDGMQSAVDRIQQPTDRLLYASDRTGWWNLYRDHQPLCPREEEFGGALWKLGLRWFAPLDDGLVAVVHGRGATALGILDPETGELVDAAGPWTEFASTLAVRGDRVVAVAASPRSGYEVVELDARTGRTRVIGAAHVDPVDPAYYPEPQIRTFAGPDGREVHAHVYPPHHPSCAAPGNELPPYVVWAHGGPTDRAPLVLDPEIAYFTSRGIGVAEVEYGGSTGYGRAYRERLREQWGVVDVEDCAAVARALADEGTADRGRLAIRGGSAGGWTAAASLAGTDVYACGTIRYPVLDLVGWATGETHDLESRYLDSLVGPLAEMPGRYAERSPVEHAERITVPFLLLQGLQDVICPPVQCERFLARLAGRVPYAYLAFEGEGHGFRRAETTVRALEAELSLYAQVFGLRPPGIPTLELVQ; encoded by the coding sequence GTGCAGATCCTGCCGTACGGTTCCTGGCCCTCACCCCTCGACGCCCAGCTCGCCGCCACCCAGGACGGGCGCCCCGAGTACGTCGGCTTCGTCGGCGACGAGGTGTGGTGGACCGCGCCGCGCCCCACCGAGGACGGCCGCCGCACCCTCGTCCGCCGCCACCCCGACGGCACCGAGGAGTCCCTGCTGCCCCCGCCGTGGAACGTCCGCAGCCGCGTCCACGAGTACGGCGGACACCCCTGGGCGGCCGTCGCCCTCCCGGACGGCCCGCTCCTGGTGTTCGTCCACCACACCGACCAACGCCTCTACGCCCGCGAACCCGGCCACGAGCCCCGTCCGTTGACCCCGCTCTCGCCGCTCGGCGCCGGACTGCGCTGGGCCGAGCCCCAGTTGCTGCTCGACCGGCGCGAAGTCTGGTGCGTGCTGGAGGAGTTCACCGGCCCCGCCCCCACCGACGTCCGCCGCGTCCTGGCCGCCGTCCCCCTCGACGGCTCCGCCGCCGAGGACCGCACCGCCGTCCGCGAACTCACCGACGACCACCACCGCTTCCTCACCGGCCCCCGCCTCTCCTCCGACGGCCGGTACGCCGCCTGGCTGGTCTGGGACCATCCCCGGATGCCCTGGGACGGCACGGAGGTGGTCGTCGCCGCCGTCACCCCGGACGGGACCCTGCGCGGGGCACGGGTGGTGGCGGGCGGCCCGGAGGAGTCGATCACCCAGGTGGACTGGCAACGGTCGACGGACGGCGGTATGCGATCTACGGCCGATGGTGTGCGGTCCACCGCCGACGGTATGTGGTCCACGGCCGACGGTATGTGGTCCACGGCCGACGGTCTGCGGTCCACCGCCGACGGCATGTGGTCCACGGCCGACGGTCTGCGGTCCACCGCCGACGGTCTGCGGTCCACCGGCCACAGCCCCCCGTCGGCGGACGACGGTATGCAATCGGCCGTCGATCGCATACAGCAACCCACCGACCGCCTCCTGTATGCAAGCGACCGCACCGGCTGGTGGAACCTCTACCGCGACCACCAGCCCCTCTGCCCCCGCGAGGAGGAGTTCGGCGGCGCCCTCTGGAAGCTGGGCCTGCGCTGGTTCGCGCCCCTGGACGACGGTCTCGTCGCCGTCGTGCACGGCCGGGGCGCCACCGCGCTCGGGATCCTGGACCCGGAGACCGGGGAGCTGGTCGACGCGGCGGGGCCCTGGACGGAGTTCGCGTCCACGCTGGCCGTGCGGGGGGACCGGGTGGTGGCGGTCGCGGCCAGTCCGCGGTCCGGCTACGAGGTGGTGGAGCTGGACGCGCGGACCGGGCGAACCCGGGTGATCGGGGCCGCGCACGTCGACCCGGTGGATCCGGCGTACTACCCCGAGCCGCAGATCCGTACCTTCGCGGGCCCCGACGGGCGGGAGGTCCACGCACACGTCTACCCGCCGCACCACCCGTCCTGCGCGGCCCCCGGTAACGAACTGCCGCCGTACGTGGTGTGGGCGCACGGCGGGCCCACCGACCGTGCGCCGCTGGTGCTGGATCCGGAGATCGCCTACTTCACCTCCCGGGGCATCGGGGTCGCCGAGGTCGAGTACGGGGGGTCGACCGGGTACGGGCGGGCGTACCGGGAGCGGCTGCGGGAGCAGTGGGGGGTGGTGGACGTGGAGGACTGCGCCGCCGTCGCCCGGGCCCTCGCCGACGAGGGCACCGCCGACCGCGGCCGGCTGGCGATCCGGGGCGGCAGCGCGGGCGGCTGGACCGCCGCGGCCTCGCTGGCCGGCACCGATGTGTATGCGTGCGGCACGATCCGGTATCCCGTGCTGGACCTGGTGGGCTGGGCGACGGGGGAGACCCACGACCTGGAGTCCCGTTACCTCGACTCGCTGGTCGGGCCACTCGCCGAGATGCCCGGCCGCTACGCCGAGCGCTCGCCGGTCGAGCACGCCGAGCGGATCACCGTACCGTTCCTGCTGCTGCAGGGCCTGCAGGACGTGATCTGTCCGCCCGTGCAGTGCGAGCGGTTCCTGGCCCGGCTCGCCGGGAGGGTGCCGTACGCGTATCTCGCGTTCGAGGGGGAGGGCCACGGCTTCCGGCGGGCGGAGACCACCGTGCGGGCGCTGGAGGCCGAGCTGTCCCTGTACGCTCAGGTGTTCGGGCTGCGCCCGCCCGGCATCCCCACCCTGGAGCTCGTGCAGTGA
- a CDS encoding GNAT family N-acetyltransferase gives MPHTASPYLAEGPRVGIRHFTYADGAEFTARVRESKDLHHPWLFPPATPQAYTAYAGRLIEDPTKAGFLVCEKEADGALAGFVNINNIVHGGFQCGALGYGAFAHAAGRGLMREGLELVVGYAFGPMRLHRLEINVQPGNAASIALARSCGFRLEGFSPKMIHIDGEWRDHERWALTVEQRTSG, from the coding sequence ATGCCGCACACCGCCTCCCCCTACCTCGCCGAGGGCCCCCGCGTGGGCATACGTCACTTCACCTACGCCGACGGGGCGGAGTTCACCGCGCGGGTCCGTGAGAGCAAGGACCTGCACCACCCGTGGCTGTTCCCGCCGGCCACCCCGCAGGCGTACACCGCCTACGCGGGACGGCTCATCGAGGACCCCACGAAGGCCGGGTTCCTCGTGTGCGAGAAGGAGGCGGACGGGGCCCTCGCCGGGTTCGTCAACATCAACAACATCGTGCACGGCGGTTTCCAGTGCGGTGCGCTCGGCTACGGCGCCTTCGCGCACGCCGCCGGACGGGGCCTGATGCGGGAGGGGCTGGAGCTGGTGGTGGGGTACGCGTTCGGGCCGATGCGGCTGCACCGGCTGGAGATCAACGTGCAGCCCGGCAACGCCGCCTCGATCGCCCTCGCGCGCTCCTGCGGGTTCCGGCTTGAGGGCTTCTCCCCGAAGATGATCCACATCGACGGGGAGTGGCGCGACCACGAGCGGTGGGCGCTCACCGTCGAGCAGCGGACTTCCGGTTGA
- a CDS encoding M20/M25/M40 family metallo-hydrolase, with translation MTDAQARDEVVRFTSDLIRIDTTNRGGGDCRERPAAEYAAARLAEAGLAPALLERTPGRTNVVTRIEGTDPSADALLLHGHLDVVPAEAADWSVHPFSGEVRDGVVWGRGAVDMKNMDAMILAVVRAWARQGLRPRRDIVLALTADEEADAEDGAGFLADRHAALFEGCTEAVGESGAFTFHDGAGREIYPIAAGERGTGWLRLTARGRAGHGSKVNRENAVTRLAAAVTRIGEHTWPLRLTPTVRAALTELAALYGLESSLDDPGSVDVLLKKLGPAASLVEATVRNSANPTMLEAGYKLNVIPGEAVAHVDGRYLWGTEDEFTATLDELTGPDVDWEFRHHSVALQAPVDSPLYATMRAAVEEFAPEGHVVPYCMSGGTDAKQFSRLGIDAAYGFAPLKLPPGYDYQALFHGVDERVPVEALHFGVHVLDRFLRTA, from the coding sequence ATGACTGACGCGCAGGCACGGGACGAGGTCGTCCGGTTCACCTCCGACCTCATCCGCATCGACACCACCAACCGCGGCGGCGGCGACTGCCGGGAGCGGCCCGCCGCCGAGTACGCGGCCGCCCGACTGGCCGAGGCAGGCCTCGCACCGGCCCTCCTCGAACGCACCCCCGGACGCACCAACGTCGTCACCCGCATCGAGGGCACCGACCCCTCCGCCGACGCCCTCCTCCTCCACGGCCACCTCGACGTCGTCCCCGCCGAGGCCGCCGACTGGAGTGTGCACCCCTTCTCCGGCGAGGTCCGCGACGGCGTGGTGTGGGGCCGCGGCGCCGTCGACATGAAGAACATGGACGCGATGATCCTCGCCGTGGTGCGCGCCTGGGCCCGGCAGGGCCTACGCCCCCGCCGTGACATCGTCCTCGCCCTCACCGCGGACGAGGAGGCCGACGCCGAGGACGGCGCCGGATTCCTCGCCGACCGCCACGCCGCCCTCTTCGAGGGCTGCACCGAAGCCGTCGGCGAGTCCGGCGCGTTCACCTTCCACGACGGCGCCGGCCGGGAGATCTATCCCATCGCCGCGGGGGAGCGCGGCACCGGCTGGCTCCGGCTCACCGCCCGTGGCCGCGCCGGACACGGCTCCAAGGTCAACCGCGAGAACGCCGTCACCCGCCTCGCCGCCGCCGTCACCCGCATCGGCGAACACACCTGGCCACTGCGCCTCACCCCCACCGTCCGCGCCGCCCTCACCGAACTCGCCGCCCTCTACGGCCTGGAGAGCTCCCTCGACGACCCCGGATCCGTGGACGTCCTACTGAAGAAGCTGGGCCCGGCGGCCTCCCTCGTCGAGGCGACGGTCCGCAACAGCGCCAACCCGACCATGCTGGAAGCCGGTTACAAGCTCAACGTCATCCCCGGCGAGGCAGTCGCCCATGTCGACGGACGCTATCTCTGGGGCACCGAGGACGAGTTCACCGCCACCCTCGACGAACTCACCGGCCCCGACGTCGACTGGGAGTTCCGCCACCACTCCGTCGCCCTCCAGGCACCGGTCGACTCCCCTCTCTACGCGACGATGCGCGCCGCCGTCGAGGAGTTCGCCCCCGAGGGGCACGTCGTGCCGTACTGCATGTCCGGCGGCACCGACGCCAAGCAGTTCTCCCGCCTCGGCATCGACGCCGCCTACGGCTTCGCCCCGCTGAAGCTGCCCCCCGGCTACGACTACCAGGCGCTCTTCCACGGCGTCGACGAACGCGTCCCCGTCGAGGCCCTGCACTTCGGCGTCCACGTCCTCGACCGGTTCCTGCGCACGGCCTAG
- a CDS encoding DUF6204 family protein, which translates to MSERHTYRVIVRGTWDGLTEQARARLVAQAADHGLASMRFTEEGTLTYEPQPLKHFSMRFVVESDAADGEEMAGALAEDRAETALRELGYGFTALRSTVTDLDTMKINRKSAARR; encoded by the coding sequence ATGAGCGAGCGGCACACCTACCGGGTGATCGTCCGGGGAACCTGGGACGGTCTTACCGAACAGGCCCGTGCCCGGCTGGTCGCACAGGCCGCCGACCACGGCCTGGCGAGCATGCGCTTCACCGAGGAGGGCACGCTCACCTACGAGCCACAGCCGCTGAAGCACTTCTCGATGCGGTTCGTGGTGGAGTCGGACGCGGCGGACGGCGAGGAGATGGCGGGCGCGCTCGCCGAGGACCGCGCGGAGACGGCCCTGCGGGAGCTGGGCTACGGGTTCACCGCGCTGAGGTCGACGGTGACCGACCTCGACACCATGAAGATCAACCGGAAGTCCGCTGCTCGACGGTGA
- a CDS encoding M55 family metallopeptidase, translating into MKILISADMEGATGVTWPADVLPGTPEWERCRSLFTSDVNAAVLGFFDGGADEVLVNEAHWTMRNLLLERLDDRAEMLTGRHKSLSMVEGVQHGDVDGVAFVGYHAGAGMEGVLAHTYLANSITGVWLNDVRASEGLLNAHVVAEYGVPVVLVTGDDVACEDALGYAPEALKVAVKDHVSRYAAVCRTPARTAADIRAAAKEAATLAGRRDPVDGGPYTVAVEFDAAHLALAVTVVPGVTRTGERRIAYTSGTMYEGIRTFKAVTTVASAAIEEQYG; encoded by the coding sequence GTGAAGATCCTGATCAGCGCCGACATGGAGGGCGCCACCGGCGTCACCTGGCCGGCCGACGTGCTGCCCGGGACCCCCGAGTGGGAGCGCTGCCGGTCCCTGTTCACCTCCGACGTCAACGCGGCCGTCCTCGGCTTCTTCGACGGCGGCGCCGACGAGGTCCTCGTCAACGAGGCCCACTGGACCATGCGCAACCTCCTCCTCGAACGCCTCGACGACCGCGCCGAGATGCTCACCGGCCGCCACAAGTCCCTCTCCATGGTCGAAGGCGTCCAGCACGGCGACGTCGACGGCGTCGCCTTCGTCGGCTACCACGCCGGCGCCGGCATGGAGGGCGTCCTCGCCCACACCTACCTCGCCAACTCCATCACCGGCGTCTGGCTCAACGACGTGCGCGCCAGCGAGGGCCTCCTCAACGCCCACGTCGTCGCCGAGTACGGCGTCCCCGTCGTCCTCGTCACCGGTGACGACGTGGCCTGCGAGGACGCCCTCGGCTACGCCCCCGAGGCGCTGAAGGTGGCCGTCAAGGACCACGTCTCCCGCTACGCCGCGGTGTGCCGCACCCCGGCCCGCACCGCCGCCGACATCCGCGCGGCCGCGAAGGAGGCGGCTACCCTCGCCGGTCGACGGGATCCGGTCGACGGTGGACCGTATACGGTCGCCGTCGAGTTCGACGCCGCCCACCTCGCCCTGGCCGTCACCGTCGTACCCGGCGTGACCCGCACCGGCGAACGTAGGATCGCCTACACCAGCGGCACGATGTACGAGGGCATCCGCACCTTCAAGGCGGTCACCACCGTCGCCTCGGCCGCGATCGAGGAGCAGTACGGCTGA
- a CDS encoding lipopolysaccharide assembly protein LapA domain-containing protein → MSPKTAKSAKIPGAHRGSAGWRASLTPGRITMLVLAVLTLVFIFENTQETKIRLLIPEVTMPLWAALLATALIGALCGAYFCMGRRRR, encoded by the coding sequence ATGAGCCCGAAGACGGCGAAGTCCGCGAAGATCCCCGGGGCCCACCGCGGTTCCGCCGGCTGGCGGGCCTCGCTCACGCCGGGCCGGATCACCATGCTGGTCCTCGCCGTGCTCACCCTGGTCTTCATCTTCGAGAACACCCAGGAGACCAAAATCAGACTGCTGATCCCCGAGGTGACCATGCCGCTGTGGGCGGCCCTGCTCGCCACGGCGCTGATCGGCGCCCTGTGCGGGGCGTATTTCTGCATGGGCCGCCGCCGGCGCTGA
- a CDS encoding S66 peptidase family protein, whose protein sequence is MKDLVRPSRLAPGARVAVVAPSGPVAEERLQAGLDLLRGWDLDPVAAPHVLDRHPELGHLAGTDADRAADLQRAWCDPSVDAVLCARGGYGAQRVVDLLDWEAMRAAGPKVFVGFSDNTTLHEAFAVRLGLVTLYGPVAAGVDFVKNARAQDHLRATLFSPETVRTLTSTAPGPPLAPGRARGVTLGGCLTLLATGYGTPHTRAGARGGLLLMEDVGERPYAVDRALTQLLRTGWLDGVAGIALGSWDRCGPYEELRPVLADRLGGLGVPVVEDLGFGHREGALTVPFGVGAVLDADAGTLTLDEPALR, encoded by the coding sequence GTGAAGGACCTCGTCCGGCCGTCCCGGCTGGCCCCCGGCGCCCGTGTGGCCGTCGTCGCCCCGAGCGGCCCCGTGGCGGAGGAGCGGCTCCAGGCCGGGCTCGATCTGCTGCGCGGCTGGGACCTCGACCCGGTGGCCGCGCCCCACGTCCTGGACCGGCACCCCGAGCTCGGCCATCTCGCGGGCACGGACGCCGACCGGGCCGCCGATCTCCAGCGCGCCTGGTGCGACCCGTCCGTGGACGCGGTGCTGTGCGCCCGCGGCGGCTACGGCGCCCAGCGCGTCGTGGACCTGCTGGACTGGGAGGCGATGCGCGCGGCCGGGCCGAAGGTGTTCGTCGGGTTCAGCGACAACACCACGCTCCACGAGGCGTTCGCCGTCCGCCTCGGCCTCGTCACGCTCTACGGCCCGGTGGCCGCCGGCGTGGACTTCGTCAAGAACGCCCGCGCCCAGGACCATCTCAGGGCCACGCTCTTCTCCCCCGAGACCGTCCGCACCCTCACCTCCACCGCCCCCGGCCCGCCCCTCGCCCCCGGCCGCGCCCGGGGCGTCACCCTCGGCGGCTGCCTCACCCTCCTGGCCACCGGATACGGCACCCCGCACACCCGCGCCGGTGCCCGCGGCGGGTTGCTGCTGATGGAGGACGTGGGGGAGCGGCCCTACGCCGTCGACCGCGCCCTCACCCAGCTGCTGCGCACCGGCTGGCTGGACGGCGTCGCCGGGATCGCGCTCGGCTCCTGGGACCGGTGCGGGCCGTACGAGGAACTGCGGCCGGTGCTCGCCGACCGGCTCGGCGGGCTCGGGGTGCCGGTCGTCGAGGACCTCGGGTTCGGTCACCGCGAGGGCGCGCTGACCGTGCCCTTCGGGGTGGGCGCCGTCCTCGACGCGGACGCCGGCACCCTCACCCTGGACGAGCCCGCCCTGCGCTGA
- a CDS encoding arginase family protein, with product MRNFVVADAPLQPRPAPAPAPVPGTVPDCHKLAGALREQGVLRRLGTAEGGVVPPRYDRGGWREGDGVFNAAALTTCTRRLADRIERHVRAGGFPVVLGGDCSIQLGASLAPRRLGRYGLAAVDASPDFRHPGNSDRVGAAGGDHAVRVPGDRIAAHRGRHRARDDVRAELGERLVGLVHVRDRDRRRHRAQHLQAPAPARSSAGSSRRRPLHTTASETQGPGAREPLVEGDRGPQIVDTEPRGRSRNVRTGSLVGAGAGGGSLHPIPAGPAHRDRGVTAP from the coding sequence ATGCGGAATTTCGTCGTGGCCGACGCCCCCCTCCAACCTCGGCCCGCGCCCGCGCCGGCGCCGGTGCCCGGGACCGTCCCCGACTGCCACAAGCTGGCGGGTGCGCTGCGTGAGCAGGGGGTCCTGCGGCGGCTGGGCACGGCCGAGGGCGGGGTCGTCCCGCCGCGCTACGACCGCGGCGGCTGGCGGGAGGGCGACGGCGTCTTCAACGCGGCCGCCCTCACGACGTGCACCCGGCGGCTGGCCGACCGGATCGAACGGCACGTCCGGGCCGGCGGCTTTCCCGTCGTCCTCGGCGGCGACTGCTCGATCCAGCTCGGCGCGTCGCTCGCGCCGCGGCGCCTCGGCCGGTATGGGCTGGCGGCCGTCGACGCCTCGCCGGACTTCCGGCACCCGGGCAACTCCGACCGCGTCGGCGCGGCGGGCGGCGACCACGCCGTCCGGGTGCCGGGCGATCGGATTGCGGCCCACCGGGGTCGGCACCGGGCCCGCGACGATGTCCGCGCCGAACTCGGTGAGCGTCTTGTGGGCCTCGTCCACGTCCGCGACCGCGATCGTCGCCGCCACCGTGCGCAGCACCTCCAGGCTCCTGCGCCCGCCCGCTCATCAGCGGGAAGCAGCCGACGGCGCCCCCTGCACACCACCGCGTCCGAAACGCAGGGCCCCGGTGCCCGTGAGCCGCTCGTAGAAGGAGACCGCGGACCCCAGATCGTCGACACAGAACCCCGGGGTCGCTCCCGGAATGTCCGTACGGGGAGCCTGGTCGGGGCCGGCGCGGGCGGGGGATCCCTTCACCCGATCCCTGCCGGGCCCGCCCACCGGGACCGGGGCGTTACGGCGCCGTGA